One genomic segment of Intestinimonas butyriciproducens includes these proteins:
- the trhA gene encoding PAQR family membrane homeostasis protein TrhA: MDERIEYNNYPFSRPHRRVREEKGRTPYDGLRPWSAITHGLGAVLGVLGTVMLLLRTVSLGKGPLYLAAFLLYGASMVGLYAASTLYHCLNTGVKGRIALRKYDHISIYFLIAGSYTPICLIVLPQEGGLVMLAAVWGVALAGTVMALLWINAPRWITSGIYIFMGWMAVFMLPALVRTMPQAGMFWLILGGVLYTVGGVLYAVKWPGRSNPRFGCHEIFHVFILLGSIAHFFLMYRVVVFQ; encoded by the coding sequence ATGGATGAGCGCATCGAATACAACAACTATCCTTTCAGCCGCCCTCACCGCAGGGTCCGGGAGGAAAAGGGGAGAACTCCCTATGACGGCCTGCGGCCCTGGTCCGCCATCACCCACGGACTCGGCGCAGTGCTGGGTGTGCTGGGAACGGTCATGCTGCTCCTGCGGACGGTTTCGCTGGGAAAAGGTCCCCTGTATCTGGCCGCCTTTCTCCTCTATGGAGCCAGCATGGTGGGCCTGTACGCCGCCAGTACGCTGTATCACTGCCTGAATACCGGCGTCAAAGGGCGCATTGCCCTGCGGAAGTACGACCACATCTCCATCTACTTCCTCATCGCCGGATCCTATACTCCCATCTGCCTCATCGTTCTGCCCCAGGAAGGCGGACTCGTCATGCTGGCCGCTGTGTGGGGGGTGGCCCTGGCCGGCACGGTGATGGCTCTGCTGTGGATCAATGCCCCCCGTTGGATCACATCCGGCATCTACATCTTTATGGGCTGGATGGCGGTTTTTATGCTGCCCGCGCTGGTGCGCACCATGCCCCAGGCAGGGATGTTCTGGCTCATTCTGGGCGGCGTACTCTACACGGTGGGCGGCGTGCTCTATGCGGTCAAGTGGCCCGGACGGAGCAATCCCCGTTTTGGCTGCCACGAAATCTTCCACGTTTTTATCCTTCTGGGCAGTATCGCCCATTTCTTTTTGATGTATCGCGTGGTCGTATTCCAGTGA
- a CDS encoding TIGR00266 family protein: MKYEIVGEPMPVVICDLNAGESMITEKGSMVWMSPNMEMSTNAGGGIGKAFGRMFSGESMFQNSYTAQKGPGMIAFASSFPGSIKAVEITPERPVVVQKSGFLASEQGVELSIFFQKKGGAGFFGGEGFIMQKLSGRGMAFLEIDGYAVEYELAAGQKMVVDTGNLAVVDATCSIDIQTVKGVKNVLFGGEGLFNTVVTGPGKIILQTMPVSGVAAALAPFFPSGS, translated from the coding sequence GTGAAGTATGAAATCGTGGGTGAGCCTATGCCCGTGGTGATCTGCGACCTGAACGCCGGCGAGTCCATGATCACGGAGAAGGGCTCCATGGTGTGGATGTCCCCCAACATGGAGATGAGCACCAACGCGGGCGGCGGGATTGGAAAGGCCTTCGGACGCATGTTCTCCGGCGAATCCATGTTCCAAAATAGTTATACGGCCCAGAAGGGGCCCGGTATGATCGCCTTTGCCTCCAGTTTCCCCGGCTCCATCAAGGCGGTGGAGATCACCCCGGAGCGTCCGGTCGTGGTTCAGAAGTCCGGGTTCCTGGCCTCTGAGCAAGGGGTGGAGCTGTCCATTTTCTTTCAGAAAAAGGGCGGGGCCGGATTCTTTGGCGGGGAAGGCTTCATTATGCAGAAGCTGTCAGGCCGAGGCATGGCCTTCCTGGAGATCGACGGCTACGCCGTGGAGTATGAGCTCGCCGCCGGTCAGAAGATGGTGGTGGACACCGGCAATTTGGCCGTGGTGGATGCGACCTGCTCCATCGATATCCAGACGGTGAAGGGCGTGAAAAACGTCCTGTTCGGCGGGGAGGGCCTCTTCAACACCGTGGTCACCGGCCCGGGGAAAATCATCCTCCAGACCATGCCGGTAAGCGGCGTGGCCGCAGCCCTGGCGCCCTTCTTCCCCAGCGGCAGCTAA
- the trmB gene encoding tRNA (guanosine(46)-N7)-methyltransferase TrmB — MRMRKKPNLIPRMERCAEYLITDPEAWRGRWREKLSPNCALRLELGCGKGRFTCETAAAEPDVLFVAVERVPDAMVIAMERAKAVGLANVFFIDADVACLRDYFSLDEVERIYINFCDPWPTNRHAKRRLTHPGFLELYRHVLRDGGEIHFKTDNSGLFEWSLFQFPRADYALSEVTRDLHGGGIRGVMTDYEEKFHSLGTPINRCVATKLHREPELPEENATPEEMPLP; from the coding sequence ATGCGTATGCGGAAAAAGCCCAATCTCATCCCCCGGATGGAGCGGTGCGCGGAATACCTGATTACAGACCCGGAGGCCTGGCGGGGCCGCTGGCGGGAAAAGCTGTCTCCAAACTGCGCGCTGCGGCTGGAACTGGGCTGCGGCAAGGGCCGCTTCACCTGCGAGACGGCGGCGGCTGAGCCGGACGTCCTCTTTGTGGCCGTGGAGCGCGTCCCCGACGCAATGGTCATCGCCATGGAGCGCGCCAAGGCGGTGGGGCTTGCAAACGTCTTTTTTATCGACGCCGACGTGGCCTGTCTGCGTGACTACTTCTCTCTCGACGAAGTGGAGCGGATCTACATCAACTTCTGCGACCCCTGGCCTACCAACCGTCACGCCAAACGTCGCCTCACCCATCCCGGTTTTCTGGAGCTCTACCGCCATGTCCTCCGTGACGGCGGCGAGATCCACTTCAAAACCGACAACAGCGGTCTCTTTGAGTGGTCCCTCTTCCAGTTTCCCAGGGCGGATTACGCTCTCTCAGAGGTGACGCGAGACCTCCATGGCGGGGGGATACGAGGCGTAATGACCGACTATGAAGAGAAATTTCACAGCCTGGGCACTCCCATCAACCGCTGTGTCGCGACTAAGCTCCACCGGGAGCCGGAGCTTCCCGAGGAGAACGCCACTCCGGAGGAAATGCCGCTTCCATAA
- a CDS encoding DUF1905 domain-containing protein: MERSYAFEAVIQKVDGIDGAYVEIPFDVKAEFGRGRVPVRATFDGVAYEGSLVRMGTPSHILGVRKEIRRRIGKGPGDRVYVTLVPRQDR, from the coding sequence ATGGAGCGGAGTTACGCCTTTGAGGCGGTCATTCAAAAGGTGGATGGGATCGATGGGGCTTACGTGGAGATCCCCTTTGATGTAAAAGCCGAATTTGGGAGAGGGCGCGTACCCGTCCGCGCCACTTTTGACGGAGTTGCCTATGAGGGAAGCCTGGTCCGCATGGGGACGCCGAGCCATATCCTCGGCGTGCGGAAAGAGATCCGCCGCCGGATCGGAAAGGGGCCGGGCGATCGGGTATATGTAACGCTGGTCCCGCGACAGGACAGGTGA
- a CDS encoding flotillin family protein — MEYVITAGIIAAVVILILICILSTWRKVPADKAAIVTGLGKAKVITGGGVIVIPVLQRIDYVTLENMSFDVNMQGTLTADAVPIEANGTVVVKIKNDQAMIRSAVEQFNCGKESETRQHIVDTARDVCEGRLREIIADMTAEQLYKDRKTFSERVKEVAEEQLKELGLELKSFTIKGIGDQNGYFEALSKPQIAAVKRDAEIAQAEAIKESMIKTSEAKRAGEQARLEAEARMAEAQKEADIKKLNFERERQTTKAVSDAAYSIQQNVTMKDVTNAEMDANVLKEQRAREVREAEIQIQIAAEEKNIELAKKKAERKEAELLETVVKPSQAEKERARLAAEAQKVAAILKAEADAEARRLDAAAQAEAKKLDAVAQAERIKQEGLAQAEITAKQGEAQAEAVRQMGLAEAEALEKKAEALAKMNDAGKLQMVIEKLPEIAAAVAEPMSKIGNITIIGGGSGESGESAGAADVARYTVGALKAVNEALKDTIGFDMTEVMRANTFEAKTTSKVHLEVDNKTKKEEEPGTAGEKSET; from the coding sequence ATGGAGTATGTGATCACGGCAGGTATCATCGCAGCAGTCGTCATTCTGATCCTCATCTGCATCCTCTCTACCTGGCGCAAGGTGCCTGCGGACAAGGCGGCCATCGTCACGGGACTGGGCAAAGCAAAGGTCATCACCGGCGGCGGCGTCATCGTTATTCCGGTGCTGCAGCGCATCGACTATGTGACCCTGGAGAACATGAGCTTTGACGTCAATATGCAGGGCACTCTTACCGCCGACGCGGTGCCCATCGAGGCCAACGGCACCGTGGTGGTCAAGATCAAAAACGATCAGGCCATGATCCGCTCCGCGGTGGAGCAGTTCAACTGCGGCAAGGAGTCCGAGACCCGCCAGCACATTGTGGATACGGCGCGGGACGTCTGTGAGGGGCGCCTGCGCGAAATCATTGCCGATATGACCGCCGAACAGCTCTATAAGGACCGCAAGACCTTCTCCGAGCGGGTCAAGGAGGTGGCGGAGGAGCAGCTCAAGGAGCTGGGCCTGGAGCTCAAGAGCTTTACCATCAAGGGGATCGGAGATCAGAACGGTTACTTCGAGGCCCTCTCCAAGCCTCAGATCGCGGCCGTCAAGCGGGATGCTGAGATCGCCCAGGCCGAGGCCATCAAAGAGAGCATGATCAAGACCTCCGAGGCCAAGCGGGCTGGCGAGCAGGCCCGACTGGAGGCCGAAGCCCGCATGGCTGAGGCCCAAAAGGAAGCCGACATCAAGAAGCTGAACTTCGAGCGGGAGCGCCAGACCACAAAGGCGGTCTCCGATGCAGCCTATTCCATCCAGCAGAACGTGACCATGAAGGACGTGACCAACGCTGAGATGGATGCCAACGTGCTGAAAGAACAGCGTGCCCGGGAAGTCCGCGAGGCAGAGATCCAGATCCAGATCGCTGCGGAGGAGAAAAACATCGAACTGGCCAAGAAAAAGGCAGAGCGCAAGGAGGCAGAGCTGCTGGAGACGGTGGTGAAGCCCTCACAGGCAGAGAAGGAGCGGGCCCGTCTGGCCGCTGAGGCCCAGAAGGTGGCCGCTATCCTGAAGGCCGAGGCTGACGCCGAGGCCCGCCGCCTGGACGCCGCTGCGCAGGCCGAGGCCAAGAAGCTGGACGCCGTGGCCCAGGCCGAGCGCATCAAACAGGAAGGTCTGGCCCAGGCGGAGATCACCGCCAAGCAGGGCGAGGCCCAGGCGGAGGCGGTCCGTCAGATGGGCCTGGCGGAGGCAGAAGCCCTGGAGAAAAAGGCGGAAGCGCTGGCCAAGATGAACGATGCCGGTAAGCTCCAGATGGTCATTGAGAAGCTGCCGGAGATCGCCGCGGCGGTGGCGGAACCCATGAGCAAGATCGGCAACATCACCATCATCGGCGGCGGCTCCGGGGAGAGCGGCGAGAGCGCCGGCGCAGCAGATGTGGCACGCTATACGGTGGGCGCCCTGAAGGCGGTCAACGAGGCGCTGAAGGATACCATCGGCTTTGATATGACCGAGGTCATGCGGGCCAATACCTTCGAGGCGAAGACCACCAGCAAGGTCCATCTGGAGGTAGATAATAAGACCAAGAAGGAAGAGGAGCCCGGCACGGCCGGGGAGAAGAGCGAAACATAA